The Xenopus laevis strain J_2021 chromosome 7S, Xenopus_laevis_v10.1, whole genome shotgun sequence genome includes a window with the following:
- the ddx6.S gene encoding ATP-dependent RNA helicase ddx6-like codes for MSTARTENPVLMGMSSQNGQLRGPLKPNAGPGGGGTQTQQINQLKNASTINSGSQQQAQSMSSVIKPGDDWKKTLKLPPKDLRIKTSDVTSTKGNEFEDYCLKRELLMGIFEMGWEKPSPIQEESIPIALSGRDILARAKNGTGKSGAYLIPLLERLDLKKDYIQAMVIVPTRELALQVSQICIQVSKHMGGVKVMATTGGTNLRDDIMRLDDTVHVVIATPGRILDLIKKGVAKVDHIQMIVLDEADKLLSQDFVQIMEDIIMTLPKNRQILLYSATFPLSVQKFMSLHLQKPYEINLMEELTLKGVTQYYAYVTERQKVHCLNTLFSRLQINQSIIFCNSSQRVELLAKKISQLGYSCFYIHAKMRQEHRNRVFHDFRNGLCRNLVCTDLFTRGIDIQAVNVVINFDFPKLAETYLHRIGRSGRFGHLGLAINLITYDDRFNLKSIEEQLGTEIKPIPSSIDKNLYVAEYHSESGENKH; via the exons ATGAGCACCGCCAGAACAGAGAACCCTGTTTTAATGGGTATGTCCAGCCAGAATGGGCAGCTAAGAGGCCCACTGAAACCCAATGCAGGGCCTGGAGGTGGGGGGACACAGACACAACAAATAAACCAGCTGAAAAATGCCAGCACAATCAACAGTGGCAGTCAGCAGCAAGCACAGAGCATGAGCAGCGTTATAAA ACCTGGTGATGACTGGAAGAAGACTTTAAAACTCCCTCCAAAAGACCTTAGAATCAAGACTTCG GATGTCACCTCCACAAAAGGAAATGAATTCGAAGATTACTGTTTAAAAAGAGAGCTGCTCATGGGGATATTTGAAATGGGATGGGAGAAACCATCTCCAATACAG gaGGAGAGCATTCCCATTGCATTGTCCGGTAGGGATATCTTGGCTAGAGCAAAAAATGGAACTGGCAAGAGTGGAGCCTACCTCATTCCCTTACTTGAACGGCTAGACCTAAAGAAGGACTATATACAAG CAATGGTGATTGTTCCTACTCGAGAACTGGCACTACAGGTCAGTCAGATTTGCATCCAGGTCAGCAAGCACATGGGAGGGGTCAAAGTCATGGCGACAACAGGGGGCACGAACCTGCGGGATGATATAATGAGGCTTGATGATACAG TACATGTAGTAATAGCAACTCCTGGCAGGATTCTGGATCTCATTAAGAAAGGTGTGGCTAAAGTAGACCATATCCAGATGATTGTGTTGGATGAG GCAGACAAACTGCTGTCtcaggattttgtgcaaataatgGAGGATATAATTATGACGCTACCTAAAAACAGACAGATTCTACTTTACTCAGCCACATTTCCCCTCAGTGTTCAGAAGTTTATG tcTTTGCATTTGCAAAAACCCTATGAGATTAACCTGATGGAGGAATTAACGCTGAAAGGAGTAACGCAATATTATGCCTATGTGACAGAACGACAGAAAGTTCACTGCCTCAACACACTGTTCTCAAGG CTCCAAATCAACCAGTCGATCATTTTCTGCAACTCCTCCCAACGAGTTGAACTCCTGGCTAAGAAAATATCTCAATTGGGTTATTCATGTTTCTATATCCATGCAAAGATGAGACAG GAGCATAGGAATCGTGTTTTTCATGATTTCAGAAATGGTTTGTGTCGAAATCTTGTTTGCACTG ATCTGTTTACCCGTGGTATTGATATCCAAGCTGTGAATGTGGTGATAAACTTTGACTTTCCAAAGCTGGCAGAGACATACTTGCATCGCATTGGAAGATCGG GTCGCTTTGGCCACCTTGGGCTTGCCATAAACTTGATCACCTATGATGACCGATTCAACCTTAAAAGTATTGAAGAACAGCTGGGAACAGAAATCAAGCCCATACCCAGCAGCATAGACAAGAACTTATATGTGGCAGAATATCACAGTGAATCTGGAGAAAACAAACATTAA